The Eriocheir sinensis breed Jianghai 21 chromosome 4, ASM2467909v1, whole genome shotgun sequence genome has a segment encoding these proteins:
- the LOC126982322 gene encoding uncharacterized protein LOC126982322 — MILHALGLIFILFLSGTQAHCPNSPCQEYNHPHYVCGSNGKTYYNQCYLDKASCLASELGHSLTKAYDGQCRGGGGGGGGGGGHYQCRQCYNDRYQPVCGTDGRTYSSPCKLQQAACQTGRHIELRNYGVCNDYHGHHGSGGGGSGIGGVVGGIIGSAIGGATGGQHGHGGSSCNAYCAPGNRVCGSDGRVYGSRCELRKAACRNQGLREVDFNYCRGGGGFHGHDVHGQGGTHEGAHGGVHGESSHEGILGDLHEVIHGGDVHGDGAHREGVNKEGVHGDDVHGGDVHGGDAHGSGAHEEGAHGVEYGSGNENILGVLHDLIHGEGAQEGTQQDGAHGGVHGNDAHEGGAHGGVHGGGLPGLPWLSLPGLGSYGGTHGSGSHGGVHTGEVHTRVHPGVVHTGEVHTGVHMGKIYLG; from the exons atgattCTTCACGCTCTTGGTCTCATATTCATCTTGTTTCTGTCTG gcACCCAAGCGCACTGCCCCAATTCGCCCTGCCAGGAATACAATCACCCACACTACGTTTGCGGCTCCAACGGCAAGACCTACTACAACCAATGTTACCTCGATAAAGCCAGTTGTCTCGCCTCCGAACTCGGCCACAGTCTTACGAAGGCCTACGATGGGcagtgccgaggaggaggaggaggaggaggaggaggaggagggcatt ACCAATGCCGGCAGTGCTACAACGATCGCTACCAGCCTGTCTGTGGCACCGACGGCCGCACGTACTCGAGTCCTTGCAAGCTCCAACAGGCGGCGTGTCAGACGGGACGGCACATCGAGTTACGGAACTACGGCGTTTGCaatg ACTACCACGGACAtcacggcagcggcggcggcggcagtggaATCGGCGGCGTCGTCGGAGGCATCATCGGGAGCGCCATCGGGGGAGCCACAGGGGGACAACACGGACACGGGGGAAGTTCCTGCAACGCCTACTGTGCCCCCGGGAATCGCGTGTGTGGGTCTGACGGACGGGTTTACGGGAGCAGGTGTGAGCTTCGTAAGGCGGCGTGCAGGAACcaaggtctgagggaggtcgacTTCAACTACTGCC gtggcggcggcggattcCACGGACATGACGTACACGGACAAGGAGGTACACACGAGGGTGCACATGGGGGTGTACATGGGGAAAGTTCACATGAGGGTATTCTAGGAGATTTACATGAGGTCATACACGGGGGAGATGTACACGGCGACGGTGCACATAGGGAAGGTGTGAATAAGGAAGGCGTACACGGGGATGACGTACACGGGGGTGACGTACATGGGGGTGACGCACATGGGAGTGGCGCACACGAGGAAGGTGCACACGGCGTTGAATACGGGAGTGGAAATGAAAATATTCTAGGAGTTTTACATGACCTCATACACGGGGAAGGTGCACAGGAAGGTACACAGCAGGATGGTGCACACGGGGGCGTACACGGGAATGATGCACACGAGGGCGGTGCACATGGCGGTGTTCACGGTGGAGGTTTACCTGGTTTGCCTTGGTTAAGTTTACCTGGATTAGGTTCATACGGGGGGACACACGGGAGTGGCTCACACGGGGGAG TTCACACGGGGGAGGTACACACGAGGGTGCACCCGGGGGTAGTTCACACGGGGGAGGTGCACACGGGGGTTCACATGGGGAAGATCTACCTGGGTTAA